Proteins from a genomic interval of Daphnia pulex isolate KAP4 chromosome 4, ASM2113471v1:
- the LOC124192019 gene encoding sarcolemmal membrane-associated protein-like isoform X2 encodes MVVIEFDVPRSVSLSALDENNVTLKDSPENGGQESNKMVPRATLICRPNSHPFQERNLSLESAMKVGRSVARVKPAVNNAIFDCKVLSRNHALLWYKDGKFYLQDTKSSNGTFVNNQRLSKGSEESAPREVCSGDIVQFGVDVMENSRKVTHGCIVATVKLYLPDGKEAKASPSTGIQEEEDSCELGKQDLYQLNQWIQEAVIREQVLETKLGSLQRIVSATREAAEMGWTALMEEDRLLTRIESLENQLVVSSKNFHEDKLREEIRKLYDEKNIYQDVSKESLRKVLTEKMETLKKLQETERSLSNAEDERDNMKELNDKLNEQILELAEKFEKESEELQSCKKKLQEADNQQLRHEQEMQSRQEALREAQEKETILLAQVESRQAEIDFTKEQLANLRLRLDSMKATEELKKDENEISGDEVEDKSNVKENQTETLRQRVIQLESQLKTSHAKNLNGDFVPDPIGYKSKEVDRLQGSCTWDCYLYRNQLACCSLILQELLEETRAKCRVLESEVERRQLEAQDGWSTAAHLQQYFRNLHNVLKGSSEQEEESADEPSELAELVRSSIVSLNNEYQELREANAKNKDLISLLTLRLSNYEKEEKANRVSETTAHRGSTSELEYLRDEVAILTIQLKEMEVSRIEQIEERQKWQQAYQSLALSVENRDSGVVSGFSSPISNPPSSRDPEMRDSGIRELNSGEDANSEEYVTMQQLSEVRNELEALRRHYDNVQTEKKELEEEFSQLKDNYSLLSSQSKTVGRWMYVVPLAVLVLAVLIAFRPSD; translated from the exons ATGGTTGTGATCGAATTCGACGTACCCCgatccgtctctctctccgcgCTGGACGAAAACAATGTGACCCTTAAAGATTCCCCCGAGAATGGGGGACAGGAATCCAACAAGATGGTTCCAAGAGCAACACTCATCTGTAGACCAAATTCACACCCTTTCCAG GAGAGAAATCTCAGCCTGGAAAGTGCCATGAAAGTTGGGCGCTCAGTGGCAAGAGTGAAGCCTGCTGTCAACAATGCCATATTTGATTGTAAAGTGTTATCTAGGAACCATGCTTTGCTATGGTACAAAGATGGAAAG ttttatttacaagACACCAAAAGCAGTAATGGCACATTTGTGAACAATCAGAGATTAAGTAAAGGATCTGAAGAATCAGCACCAAGAGAAGTGTGCTCTGGTGATATAGTACAGTTTGGAGTAGATGTTAtggaaaattcaagaaaag TTACTCATGGTTGTATTGTAGCCACTGTAAAGCTATATTTACCTGATGGCAAAGAAGCCAAAGCcag tcctTCAACTGGAATTCAAGAAGAGGAAGACAGTTGTGAACTTGGCAAACAAGATCTCTATCAGCTTAATCAATGGATACAG GAAGCAGTAATCAGAGAACAAGTATTAGAAACGAAATTAGGATCGTTGCAGCGTATTGTGAGCGCTACTCGTGAAGCAGCTGAAATGGGCTGGACGGCGCTGATGGAGGAAGATAGACTATTGACTCGAATAGAATCTCTCGAAAATCAGCTGGTCGTCTCTTCTAAA AACTTTCACGAAGACAAACTACGTGAAGAGATCCGTAAGTTGTATGAcgagaaaaacatttatcaGGATGTTTCGAAAGAATCATTACGGAAAGTGCTCACagagaaaatggaaactttGAAGAAGTTACAGGAAACTGAACG ATCATTGAGTAACGCTGAAGACGAACGCGACAACATGAAAGAATTGAACGATAAACTGAATGAACAAATACTAGAATTAGCCGAGAAATTCGAAAAAGAATCGGAAGAGTTACAGTCGTGCAAGAAAAAGTTACAAGAAGCCGACAACCAACAACTTCGTCATGAGCAGGAGATGCAATCAAGGCAAGAAGCCCTTCGAGaagctcaagaaaaagaaacgattctTCTAGCTCAG GTGGAAAGTAGACAAGCGGAAATCGATTTCACCAAAGAGCAGCTCGCCAATCTCAGACTACGTCTCGATTCAATGAAAGCAACAGAAGAATTGAAGAAGGATGAGAACGAAATAAGTGGGGATGAAGTGGAAGATAAGAGCAACGTCAAAGAAAACCAGACGGAAACATTGAGACAAAGGGTGATCCAGCTCGAGTCGCAACTTAAAACTTCCCATGCAAAG AATCTAAATGGAGACTTTGTCCCAGATCCTATTGGATACAAGTCAAAAGAAGTGGATCGCCTACAAG GTTCATGCACGTGGGATTGTTATCTTTACCGCAATCAGTTGGCATGTTGTAGTTTAATTTTACAAG AGCTTTTGGAAGAAACGCGCGCCAAGTGCCGTGTACTTGAGTCAGAAGTGGAGAGACGGCAGCTAGAGGCACAAGATGGTTGGTCTACAGCCGCACATCTACAGCAATACTTTAGAAACCTGCACAACGTTCTCAAAGGCTCATCTGAGCAGGAAGAGGAATCCGCTGATGAACCATCTGAGCTCGCTGAGCTCGTCCGTTCCAGTATCGTTTCACTCAATAATGAGTACCAAGAACTTCGAGAAGCTAATGCGAAGAATAAGGATCTTATTTCGCTATTGACCT TACGACTAAGTAATTacgaaaaggaagagaaagcCAATCGTGTCAGTGAAACCACCGCTCATAGAGGCTCAACCTCAGAATTGGAATATCTCAGGGACGAAGTTGCTATCCTCACCATCCAGTTGAAAGA gatgGAAGTGTCGAGGATAGAGCAAATTGAGGAACGCCAGAAATGGCAACAAGCCTACCAGTCGCTAGCTCTCAGCGTAGAGAATCGGGACAGTGGAGTGGTTAGCGGATTTAGCAGTCCAATCAGTAATCCACCGAGTTCCCGTGATCCTGAAATGAGAGATTCTGGCATCCGGGAACTTAATTCCGGAGAAGATGCTAATTCGGAAGAATATGTTACCATGCAG cAATTGTCTGAGGTACGAAACGAACTCGAAGCTTTACGGCGCCACTACGATAATGTACAAACGGAAAAGAAGGAGCTAGAAGAAGAATTCTCCCAGTTAAAGGACAACTACTCGTTACTATCTTCTCAGTCAAAAACG GTTGGCCGCTGGATGTATGTAGTCCCGTTGGCCGTCCTTGTCTTGGCGGTCCTCATAGCTTTCAGGCCATCGGATTGA